A DNA window from Acetobacter aceti NBRC 14818 contains the following coding sequences:
- a CDS encoding DUF1636 family protein — protein MNATLLVCTTCRAGQPTVKGQPVAGARLYSALASKPMPENLTIAPVECLSACGNGCAIALTAPGCWSYVYGRLSENDAAEILTGATAYAATPDGLVPWRQCSQIFRKQSLARLPPQER, from the coding sequence ATGAATGCGACACTCCTCGTCTGTACGACCTGCCGCGCAGGTCAACCGACCGTGAAGGGGCAACCCGTAGCAGGCGCTCGCCTCTACAGCGCGCTGGCCAGTAAACCCATGCCCGAAAATCTCACCATCGCACCGGTTGAATGTTTGTCCGCCTGCGGTAATGGCTGCGCGATAGCACTGACCGCACCCGGCTGCTGGAGCTATGTCTACGGGCGTCTCAGTGAAAACGACGCGGCCGAGATCCTGACTGGCGCAACTGCCTATGCCGCCACTCCTGACGGTCTGGTGCCCTGGCGCCAGTGCTCGCAGATTTTCCGCAAACAGAGCCTTGCCCGCCTCCCTCCGCAGGAGCGATGA
- a CDS encoding 2-isopropylmalate synthase, with product MTFDHPSFGRITDDRVFIFDTTLRDGEQSPGFSMNLEEKLRMAAALADLGVDVIEAGFPVASKGDFQSVAEIARVVKGSVVCALARSGGKNDIQAAGDAIRHAERGRIHNFISTSPLHMKYKLRMEPETVLEIITTGNKAARNLTDDVEWSAEDGSRTEPDFLCRCVEAAIKAGATTINIPDTVGYATPEDMERIFSMLKERVPGADQVIFSAHNHNDLGLGVANTLASLRGGARQIECTINGIGERAGNAALEEIVMAIRTRHDQYPYTNRIETTKLLKLSKMLSTTTGFDVQPNKAIVGRNAFAHESGIHQDGVLKNAATYEIMTPESVGWSKTSLVLGKHSGRAAFRDKLAALGYTISDEKMNEAFQRFKDLADSKKVVYDEDIIALVDDEVRDHARIRFLSLDVVAGSQRPAEATLVLEIDGEAVETTANGNGPVDAAFNAIRSAFPHDARLALFSVGAVTEGTDAQARTTVRLEEEGKMVDGQGADADTVVSAVRSYIHALNKLLVKRTRSEPEELVVS from the coding sequence ATGACCTTCGACCATCCTTCCTTCGGCCGCATCACCGACGATCGGGTTTTCATCTTCGATACAACGCTGCGTGACGGCGAGCAGTCGCCGGGCTTCTCCATGAATCTGGAAGAGAAACTGCGCATGGCCGCAGCGCTGGCCGACCTCGGCGTGGACGTGATTGAGGCGGGTTTCCCCGTTGCGTCCAAGGGTGACTTCCAGTCCGTCGCTGAAATCGCCCGTGTCGTGAAAGGCTCGGTTGTCTGCGCGCTGGCCCGTTCCGGCGGCAAGAACGACATTCAGGCGGCAGGCGACGCCATCCGGCACGCCGAGCGTGGTCGTATCCACAACTTCATCTCCACCTCTCCGCTGCACATGAAATACAAGCTGCGGATGGAGCCCGAGACGGTTCTGGAAATCATCACCACCGGCAACAAGGCCGCCCGCAACCTGACGGACGACGTCGAATGGTCAGCGGAAGACGGCTCGCGTACCGAGCCGGATTTCCTGTGCCGCTGCGTCGAGGCCGCGATCAAGGCTGGCGCTACGACCATCAACATCCCCGACACGGTCGGCTACGCCACGCCGGAAGACATGGAGCGCATCTTCTCCATGCTGAAGGAGCGCGTGCCGGGCGCGGATCAGGTCATCTTCTCCGCCCACAATCATAATGATCTGGGTCTGGGTGTGGCCAACACGCTGGCCTCCCTGCGCGGTGGCGCTCGCCAGATCGAGTGTACGATCAACGGCATCGGCGAACGTGCAGGCAACGCGGCGCTGGAAGAGATCGTCATGGCGATCCGCACCCGCCATGACCAGTATCCCTACACCAACCGCATCGAGACGACGAAGCTGCTGAAGCTGTCAAAGATGCTGTCCACGACAACAGGTTTCGATGTTCAGCCGAACAAGGCCATCGTCGGCCGCAATGCCTTCGCGCATGAAAGCGGCATCCATCAGGATGGTGTGCTGAAGAACGCCGCGACCTACGAGATCATGACGCCGGAAAGCGTCGGCTGGTCCAAGACGTCGCTGGTGCTGGGCAAACATTCCGGGCGTGCGGCCTTCCGCGACAAGCTGGCAGCGCTGGGTTACACGATCAGCGATGAAAAGATGAATGAAGCCTTCCAGCGCTTCAAGGATCTGGCTGACAGCAAGAAGGTTGTCTACGACGAGGACATCATCGCGCTGGTTGACGATGAAGTTCGCGATCACGCCCGTATCCGCTTCCTGTCGCTGGACGTCGTCGCCGGTTCACAGCGTCCTGCCGAAGCCACGCTGGTTCTGGAAATCGACGGTGAAGCCGTGGAAACGACAGCCAACGGCAACGGTCCCGTTGATGCAGCCTTCAATGCGATCCGCAGCGCCTTCCCGCACGATGCGCGTCTGGCCCTGTTCTCTGTCGGCGCTGTCACCGAAGGCACCGATGCGCAGGCACGCACAACGGTGCGTCTGGAAGAAGAGGGCAAGATGGTCGATGGTCAGGGCGCTGACGCTGACACGGTCGTTTCCGCCGTCCGTTCCTACATCCACGCCCTAAACAAGTTGCTGGTCAAACGGACCCGCAGCGAGCCGGAAGAGCTGGTGGTGAGCTGA
- the cobG gene encoding precorrin-3B synthase — translation MTAPLVKGWCPGALRPMPSGDGLLVRVRPSIGRLTQAQATGIARLAEQYGNGQIDLSARSNIQIRGVADPTYVPLVTSLTSLGLVDATPEAEARRNIVVTPFWQSGDVTAELAERLSNALRDDRTLDLPGKFGFAVDTGEMPVLRDVSADIRIERDATGALLCRANGAASGARVTSDTAVDTALSLARWFISSGGRKRMAVHLAGGATLPSAFTAVEAAPMTDMSPPVPGPSAAGFMIGFAFGQMQAHTLSALADIAPLRVTPWRMLLLEGQTIAPDIEGIITRPDDPLLRVIACPGLPGCTQALQPTRPLARVLAPHVPVDKMLHVSGCAKGCAHPGPTALTLVAQAHNFGLVRDGNAASPSPHPSLTVEQLLANPGTLMENPNALPV, via the coding sequence ATGACTGCACCGCTAGTCAAGGGCTGGTGTCCCGGCGCTCTTCGCCCGATGCCCTCCGGTGACGGACTGCTTGTCCGTGTCCGTCCTTCCATCGGGCGACTGACCCAGGCGCAGGCCACCGGCATTGCGCGCCTTGCCGAGCAATATGGCAATGGGCAAATCGACTTGTCCGCACGGTCCAATATCCAGATTCGTGGCGTTGCCGACCCGACCTATGTCCCGCTTGTCACGAGCCTCACCTCGCTAGGTCTTGTCGACGCGACACCTGAAGCGGAAGCCAGACGTAATATCGTCGTGACGCCATTCTGGCAGAGCGGCGACGTCACGGCGGAACTGGCCGAACGGCTGAGCAACGCCCTGCGGGACGACCGGACGCTCGACCTTCCCGGCAAATTTGGCTTTGCCGTCGATACAGGCGAGATGCCCGTCCTGAGGGATGTCTCCGCCGATATCCGGATCGAACGCGACGCTACGGGCGCTTTGCTCTGCCGGGCCAATGGCGCTGCCAGTGGCGCACGGGTTACGTCGGACACAGCCGTGGATACAGCGCTGAGTCTGGCCCGCTGGTTCATCTCCAGCGGCGGTCGGAAACGGATGGCGGTGCATCTGGCTGGCGGCGCAACGTTGCCCTCCGCCTTTACCGCAGTCGAAGCCGCACCGATGACCGACATGTCGCCTCCCGTGCCCGGTCCATCGGCCGCCGGATTCATGATCGGCTTCGCCTTCGGACAGATGCAGGCGCACACCCTCTCCGCCCTAGCCGACATCGCCCCTTTGCGCGTCACACCATGGCGCATGCTGCTGCTCGAAGGGCAGACGATCGCACCAGATATCGAGGGGATCATCACGCGCCCGGACGATCCCCTGCTGCGGGTCATCGCCTGTCCCGGTCTGCCCGGCTGCACCCAGGCCCTGCAACCCACGCGACCACTGGCGCGAGTTCTCGCGCCGCACGTTCCTGTCGACAAGATGCTGCATGTGTCCGGCTGTGCGAAAGGGTGCGCACATCCCGGGCCGACAGCGCTGACACTCGTGGCTCAAGCCCATAACTTTGGCCTTGTCAGAGACGGCAACGCTGCCTCCCCTTCCCCACACCCTTCCCTCACGGTCGAACAGTTGCTGGCCAATCCCGGAACGCTGATGGAAAATCCAAATGCCTTACCAGTATGA
- the cobJ gene encoding precorrin-3B C(17)-methyltransferase, which translates to MTVTPLVIAGLGPGDEALITPEVTAALADATDVIGYIPYVARIPAREGLTLHATDNRVELERATHALELAAAGRRVVVVSSGDPGVFAMASAVFEAVEQSPRFANVEIRVLPGITAMLAAAARVGAPLGHDFCTINLSDNLKPWDLVERRLRLAAQAGFAMAFYNPRSASRPHQLARALEILREECGPDRLIIFARAVTTPDERISVVTLAEARAEMADMRTVVLVGNEATRPVGRYVYTPRRAG; encoded by the coding sequence ATGACCGTCACGCCACTGGTCATTGCCGGTCTCGGTCCCGGTGACGAGGCACTGATTACGCCGGAAGTGACCGCCGCCTTGGCGGATGCGACTGATGTGATCGGCTACATCCCCTATGTGGCGCGCATCCCGGCACGCGAGGGGCTGACGCTGCACGCCACGGACAACCGCGTGGAACTGGAACGGGCCACTCATGCGCTGGAACTGGCGGCGGCCGGGCGCAGGGTCGTCGTCGTCTCGTCCGGTGATCCCGGCGTGTTCGCCATGGCTTCGGCGGTGTTCGAAGCGGTCGAACAGTCCCCTCGCTTTGCCAATGTCGAGATCCGGGTCCTGCCCGGCATCACCGCCATGCTGGCCGCCGCCGCACGGGTCGGCGCGCCACTGGGTCATGATTTCTGCACAATCAATCTGTCGGACAATCTCAAGCCCTGGGACCTCGTCGAGCGGCGGCTGCGACTTGCGGCACAGGCGGGTTTCGCCATGGCTTTCTACAATCCACGCTCGGCCAGCCGCCCGCATCAACTGGCCCGCGCGCTGGAAATCTTGCGTGAGGAATGCGGACCAGACCGGCTGATCATCTTCGCCCGCGCCGTCACGACACCTGATGAACGGATCAGCGTGGTGACACTGGCCGAAGCGCGTGCCGAGATGGCCGATATGCGGACAGTGGTGCTGGTCGGAAATGAAGCAACGCGACCGGTCGGCCGGTATGTCTACACGCCAAGGCGCGCGGGATGA
- a CDS encoding precorrin-8X methylmutase encodes MPYQYETNGAAIYRQSFAIIRAEADLARFTPQEEIVAVRMIHAAGMVGLEKHIAFSPNMAIAARAALEAGAPILCDARMVSEGITRARLPADNDVICTLNDPRVADMAREAGNTRSAMALELWRPYLAGAVVAIGNAPTALFHLLNMLEDASCPRPAAIIGCPVGFVGAAESKDALMEALPVPALTVRGRLGGSAITVAAVNALASRTE; translated from the coding sequence ATGCCTTACCAGTATGAAACCAACGGCGCTGCCATCTACCGCCAGTCCTTCGCCATCATCCGGGCGGAGGCCGATCTGGCCCGCTTCACTCCGCAAGAAGAAATCGTCGCCGTACGGATGATCCATGCGGCTGGCATGGTCGGTCTGGAAAAACACATCGCTTTCTCGCCCAACATGGCGATCGCGGCGCGGGCGGCGCTGGAAGCCGGGGCACCCATCCTGTGCGACGCACGCATGGTCAGCGAAGGCATTACCCGCGCGCGCCTGCCCGCCGACAATGACGTGATCTGCACGCTGAACGACCCCCGCGTAGCCGATATGGCCCGCGAGGCCGGCAACACCCGCTCGGCCATGGCGCTCGAACTGTGGCGTCCTTACCTCGCGGGAGCTGTGGTGGCCATCGGCAACGCGCCCACCGCCCTGTTCCACCTGCTCAACATGCTGGAAGACGCAAGCTGTCCCCGGCCAGCGGCGATCATCGGTTGCCCGGTCGGGTTTGTCGGTGCTGCGGAATCGAAGGACGCGCTGATGGAGGCGCTGCCTGTTCCCGCGTTGACGGTCCGGGGGCGTCTGGGCGGTTCGGCGATCACGGTCGCGGCGGTGAACGCGCTGGCCAGTCGGACAGAATAG
- a CDS encoding precorrin-2 C(20)-methyltransferase has protein sequence MSGKIICTGLGPGDPDLISVRADRLIRNARHVAYFRKAGRAGQARRIVEGMLAPGIVEYPMEYPVTTELPVNSPAYRSALASFYDDWAGRLADLARTQEVVVLCEGDPFFYGSFMHLHARLQGRVEMEVVPGITGMTGCWNATDIPITWGDDVLTVLTGTMPEADLTQHMQAADALVVMKTGRNLPKVRRALAASGRLEDAWLVERGTMPGQRVIRLVEASDDDCPYFAIVLVHGQGRRPENEHGGES, from the coding sequence ATGTCCGGCAAGATCATCTGCACAGGCCTCGGCCCCGGCGATCCCGACCTGATCAGCGTGCGCGCCGACCGGCTCATTCGCAATGCCCGCCATGTGGCCTATTTCCGCAAAGCCGGACGCGCAGGTCAGGCACGGCGGATTGTCGAAGGCATGCTGGCGCCCGGCATTGTCGAATATCCGATGGAATATCCCGTCACCACCGAACTGCCGGTGAACAGTCCCGCCTATCGCAGCGCGCTGGCCAGTTTTTACGATGACTGGGCGGGTCGCCTGGCCGATCTGGCGCGGACGCAGGAAGTGGTGGTGCTGTGTGAGGGCGATCCGTTCTTCTACGGCTCCTTCATGCATCTGCACGCACGACTTCAGGGCCGCGTCGAGATGGAAGTCGTCCCCGGCATCACCGGCATGACCGGCTGCTGGAACGCCACAGACATTCCGATCACATGGGGCGACGACGTGCTCACCGTGCTGACCGGCACGATGCCGGAGGCCGACCTGACACAACACATGCAGGCCGCGGATGCACTCGTGGTGATGAAGACCGGCCGGAACCTGCCCAAGGTGCGCCGGGCTCTGGCCGCCTCCGGTCGGCTTGAGGATGCGTGGCTGGTGGAGCGTGGCACCATGCCCGGCCAGCGGGTGATCCGCCTTGTCGAGGCCAGCGACGACGACTGCCCGTATTTCGCGATCGTGCTGGTGCATGGGCAGGGCCGCCGTCCCGAAAACGAGCATGGAGGGGAATCATGA